A section of the Pseudomonas lini genome encodes:
- the flgB gene encoding flagellar basal body rod protein FlgB: MSISFDKALGIHEQALGFRAQRAEVLANNITNADTPNYKARDLDFSKVLAEQNEKTKNGKFALNMTNSRHIEAEGMGNGDESLMYRTPMQPSIDQNTVDAQLEQSNYAENAVNFQASFTLLNSKFKGLVSALRGE; encoded by the coding sequence ATGAGCATCAGCTTCGATAAAGCGCTCGGTATCCACGAACAAGCCTTGGGCTTTCGCGCCCAGCGTGCCGAAGTCCTGGCCAACAACATCACCAACGCCGACACCCCGAACTACAAGGCTCGGGATCTGGACTTCTCGAAAGTGCTCGCCGAGCAGAACGAGAAAACCAAAAACGGCAAGTTCGCCTTGAACATGACCAACAGCCGTCACATCGAAGCTGAAGGCATGGGTAATGGCGACGAGTCGCTGATGTATCGCACGCCGATGCAACCGTCGATCGACCAGAACACCGTGGACGCCCAGCTGGAACAGTCGAACTACGCGGAAAACGCGGTCAACTTCCAGGCCAGCTTCACCCTGCTCAACAGTAAATTCAAAGGGCTGGTGTCAGCCCTGCGCGGAGAGTAA
- the flgC gene encoding flagellar basal body rod protein FlgC: MSLSSVFNIAGSGMSAQTTRLNTVASNIANAETVSSSIDQTYRARHPVFATMFQGGQSGGSDSLFQNQDAAGQGVQVLGVVEDQSNLEARYEPNHPAADAKGYVYYPNVNVVEEMADMISASRSFQTNAEMMNTAKTMMQKVLTLGQ, translated from the coding sequence ATGTCCCTATCCAGTGTTTTCAACATTGCCGGTAGCGGCATGAGTGCTCAGACCACGCGCTTGAACACCGTCGCCTCGAACATCGCCAACGCCGAGACCGTCTCGTCGAGCATCGACCAGACCTACCGTGCCCGTCACCCGGTGTTCGCCACCATGTTCCAGGGCGGCCAGAGCGGCGGCAGCGATTCGCTGTTCCAGAACCAGGACGCGGCCGGTCAAGGCGTGCAAGTGCTGGGCGTGGTCGAAGACCAGAGCAACCTTGAAGCGCGCTATGAGCCGAACCATCCGGCTGCCGATGCCAAGGGCTACGTCTACTACCCGAACGTCAATGTCGTCGAAGAAATGGCCGACATGATTTCCGCGAGCCGTTCGTTCCAGACCAACGCCGAAATGATGAACACCGCCAAAACCATGATGCAGAAGGTCCTGACCCTCGGTCAGTGA
- the flgD gene encoding flagellar hook assembly protein FlgD produces the protein MSVISDVLANSSVQTPTTKDSLTSAATGGQKLGKDAFLQLLVTQLKNQNPLDPQDNSEFVAQLAQFSSLEGITTLNDTVSGLASSYSSSQALQASSLVGRSVIAQTDKTMVDTSKSLNGTVVVPTSVSAATVKITNSEGKTIRTLDLGSQSAGNASFIWDGKDDAGAVAPAGTYTFGATTTIDGTNTSLITYLPATVNSVTISQTGGELMLNLAGMGSVALSKVQTIGI, from the coding sequence ATGAGCGTTATCAGCGATGTTCTGGCCAACTCTTCGGTCCAGACCCCTACCACCAAAGACAGCCTGACCTCGGCCGCTACCGGCGGGCAGAAACTGGGCAAAGACGCGTTCCTGCAACTGCTGGTTACCCAGCTGAAAAACCAGAACCCGCTCGATCCTCAGGACAACAGCGAGTTCGTGGCACAGCTGGCGCAGTTCAGTAGCCTGGAAGGTATCACCACGCTCAATGATACCGTCAGCGGCCTTGCCAGCAGCTACAGCTCCTCGCAAGCCTTGCAGGCTTCTTCGCTGGTGGGTCGTTCGGTTATCGCGCAGACCGACAAAACGATGGTTGACACCTCCAAGAGCCTCAACGGTACCGTCGTGGTACCGACATCGGTTTCCGCCGCCACCGTCAAGATCACCAACTCGGAAGGCAAAACCATCCGCACCCTCGACCTGGGCAGCCAAAGCGCCGGCAACGCCAGTTTCATCTGGGACGGCAAGGACGATGCGGGTGCGGTGGCACCGGCGGGTACTTACACCTTCGGCGCGACGACCACCATCGACGGCACGAACACCTCACTGATTACTTACCTGCCGGCAACGGTCAACAGCGTGACCATCAGCCAGACCGGCGGTGAGTTGATGCTGAACCTGGCAGGCATGGGCAGCGTTGCCCTGTCCAAAGTTCAAACCATTGGTATATAG
- the flgE gene encoding flagellar hook protein FlgE, whose product MSFNIGLSGLYAANKQLDVTGNNIANVATTGFKSSRAEFEDVYSATRLGTGSKTIGNGVRLANVSQQFSQGDVNNTGNVLDMGIQGNGFFILSDNGSLTYTRAGAFKTDAENYVVDNNGNRLQGYGVDANGKIINGVLTDLKIDTSSLKPNPTTKVDQTMNLNSAETTPTVTPFSPTDTNSYNKTISTKVYDSQGNEHTMDQYYVKTGTNAWRVHTYMDGRSPANPATTPPVAITADITFNSNGSINTLTAGAGWTQTGNTLTMTGWVPGAVTNAATTPVTWGPNGSVAATGGIAFNMALTTSYNSPTARTAQFQDGYATGQISSLTIDASGVMTANFSNQQTKAIGQVAVASFANEQGLQPVGGTRWKETFASGVAGVDAPKTGTLGSVVSNSLEESNVNLTNELVDLIKAQSNYQANAKTISTQSTIMQTIIQMT is encoded by the coding sequence ATGTCTTTCAATATCGGCCTTAGCGGTCTCTATGCAGCCAACAAACAACTGGACGTGACCGGCAACAACATCGCCAACGTCGCGACCACCGGTTTCAAATCGTCCCGTGCAGAATTCGAAGACGTGTACTCGGCCACTCGCCTGGGTACCGGCAGCAAGACCATTGGTAATGGCGTGCGTCTGGCCAACGTTTCCCAGCAGTTCAGCCAGGGCGACGTGAACAACACCGGCAACGTGCTCGACATGGGCATCCAGGGCAACGGCTTCTTCATCCTCAGCGACAACGGTTCCCTGACCTACACCCGTGCCGGTGCGTTCAAGACCGATGCTGAAAACTATGTGGTTGATAACAACGGCAACCGTCTGCAGGGTTATGGCGTCGATGCCAACGGCAAGATCATCAACGGCGTGTTGACTGACTTGAAGATCGATACTTCGAGTCTGAAACCGAACCCGACGACCAAGGTTGATCAGACGATGAACCTGAACTCGGCTGAAACAACGCCGACGGTGACGCCGTTCAGTCCCACCGATACCAACAGCTATAACAAGACCATTTCTACCAAGGTCTACGATAGCCAGGGTAACGAGCACACCATGGATCAGTACTACGTGAAAACGGGTACCAACGCTTGGCGTGTTCACACTTACATGGACGGTCGTTCCCCGGCCAACCCTGCAACCACGCCTCCAGTGGCGATCACCGCCGACATCACATTCAACTCCAACGGCAGCATCAATACGCTGACGGCGGGTGCTGGCTGGACCCAGACTGGCAACACGCTGACCATGACCGGTTGGGTGCCTGGTGCCGTGACCAACGCCGCAACGACTCCTGTGACCTGGGGCCCGAACGGTTCCGTCGCGGCCACGGGTGGTATTGCGTTCAACATGGCGTTGACCACCTCTTACAACTCGCCAACCGCTCGTACCGCCCAATTCCAGGACGGCTACGCCACTGGCCAGATCTCCAGCCTGACCATCGACGCCAGTGGCGTCATGACAGCCAACTTCAGCAACCAGCAAACCAAGGCTATCGGCCAGGTGGCGGTCGCCAGCTTCGCCAACGAGCAAGGCTTGCAGCCAGTGGGCGGTACCCGCTGGAAAGAAACCTTTGCGTCCGGCGTGGCCGGCGTCGATGCGCCGAAGACCGGTACCCTGGGTTCGGTCGTGTCCAACTCCCTGGAAGAGTCCAACGTTAACCTGACCAACGAACTGGTTGACCTGATCAAGGCGCAGAGCAACTACCAGGCAAACGCCAAGACCATCTCCACCCAGAGCACCATCATGCAGACCATCATTCAGATGACCTGA
- a CDS encoding ribonucleoside-diphosphate reductase subunit alpha — protein sequence MQTDTTRENPQGTLPQAADSNSDLSATAPGQLRVIKRNGTVVPYTDDKITVAITKAFLAVEGGTAAASSRIHDTVARLTEQVTATFKRRMPSGGTIHIEEIQDQVELALMRAGEQKVARDYVIYRDGRSKERAAHAPAEEAVNAHPSIRITRADGSLAPLDMGRLNTIVTEACEGLAEVDGDLIQRETLKNLYDGVALTDVNTALVMTARTLVEREPNYSFVTARLLMDTLRAEGLNFLGVAESATHHEMVDLYAKALPAYIAKGIEFELLNPVLATFDLEKLGKAINHERDQQFTYLGLQTLYDRYFIHKDGIRFELPQIFFMRVAMGLAIEEKNKEDRAIEFYNLLSSFDYMSSTPTLFNAGTLRPQLSSCYLTTVPDDLSGIYHAIHDNAMLSKFAGGLGNDWTPVRALGSYIKGTNGKSQGVVPFLKVVNDTAVAVNQGGKRKGAVCAYLETWHMDIEEFIELRKNTGDDRRRTHDMNTANWIPDLFMKRVFDDGPWTLFSPSEVPDLHDLTGKAFEERYEYYEALSQYPGKIKLFKTIQAKDLWRKMLSMLFETGHPWLTFKDPCNLRSPQQHVGVVHSSNLCTEITLNTNKDEIAVCNLGSINLPNHITNGKLDTAKLERTVNTAVRMLDNVIDINYYSVPQAKNSNFKHRPVGLGIMGFQDALYLQHIPYGSDAAVEFADKSMEAVSYYAIQASCDLADERGAYETFQGSLWSKGILPLDSQQILIEQRGQKYIDVDLNESLDWAPVRARVQKGIRNSNIMAIAPTATIANITGVSQSIEPTYQNLYVKSNLSGEFTVINPYLVRDLKARGLWDSVMINDLKYYDGSVQQIERIPQELKELYATAFEVDTKWIVDAASRRQKWIDQAQSLNLYIAGASGKKLDVTYRMAWYRGLKTTYYLRALAATSTEKSTINTGKLNAVSSGGNHGDDSVLAAPAGPAPVPKACAIDEPDCEACQ from the coding sequence ATGCAAACCGACACAACTCGCGAGAACCCGCAGGGCACCTTGCCGCAGGCCGCCGATTCGAATTCGGATCTGTCCGCCACCGCGCCTGGCCAACTGCGCGTGATCAAGCGTAACGGGACTGTCGTTCCTTACACCGATGACAAAATCACCGTCGCCATCACCAAAGCGTTTCTTGCAGTTGAAGGCGGCACCGCTGCCGCTTCGTCGCGCATCCACGACACCGTTGCCCGCCTGACCGAACAGGTCACCGCGACCTTCAAGCGTCGCATGCCATCGGGCGGCACCATCCACATCGAAGAAATCCAGGACCAGGTCGAACTGGCCCTGATGCGTGCCGGCGAGCAGAAAGTTGCCCGCGACTACGTGATCTACCGTGACGGTCGTTCCAAAGAACGCGCTGCCCACGCACCGGCCGAAGAAGCAGTTAACGCTCACCCGTCGATCCGCATCACTCGCGCCGATGGCAGCCTTGCACCTCTGGACATGGGTCGTCTTAACACCATCGTTACCGAAGCGTGCGAAGGTCTTGCAGAAGTCGACGGCGACCTGATCCAGCGCGAAACCCTGAAGAACCTGTACGACGGCGTGGCCCTGACCGACGTCAACACCGCTCTGGTGATGACCGCCCGTACGCTGGTCGAGCGTGAGCCGAACTACTCGTTCGTGACTGCTCGCCTGCTGATGGACACCCTGCGTGCCGAAGGCCTGAACTTCCTGGGCGTCGCCGAGAGCGCGACCCACCACGAAATGGTCGATCTGTACGCCAAGGCGCTTCCAGCCTATATCGCGAAGGGTATCGAATTCGAATTGCTGAACCCGGTTCTGGCGACTTTCGACCTGGAAAAACTCGGCAAGGCAATCAACCACGAGCGCGATCAGCAGTTCACGTACCTGGGCCTGCAAACCCTGTACGACCGTTACTTCATCCACAAGGACGGTATCCGCTTCGAACTGCCGCAGATTTTCTTCATGCGCGTGGCCATGGGCCTGGCAATCGAAGAGAAGAACAAAGAAGACCGTGCGATCGAGTTCTACAACCTGTTGTCGTCCTTCGACTACATGTCGTCGACCCCGACCCTGTTCAACGCCGGTACTTTGCGTCCACAGCTGTCGAGCTGCTACCTGACCACCGTGCCGGATGACCTGTCGGGCATCTACCACGCGATCCACGACAACGCCATGTTGTCCAAATTCGCAGGCGGTCTGGGCAACGACTGGACCCCGGTTCGTGCGCTGGGCTCGTACATCAAGGGCACCAACGGCAAATCCCAGGGCGTTGTTCCGTTCCTCAAAGTAGTGAACGACACCGCCGTTGCCGTTAACCAGGGTGGCAAGCGCAAAGGCGCTGTCTGTGCCTACCTGGAAACCTGGCACATGGACATCGAAGAGTTCATCGAACTGCGCAAGAACACCGGTGATGATCGTCGTCGTACCCACGACATGAACACCGCCAACTGGATCCCTGACCTGTTCATGAAGCGCGTCTTCGATGACGGCCCGTGGACCCTGTTCTCGCCATCCGAAGTTCCAGACCTGCACGACCTGACCGGCAAGGCTTTCGAAGAGCGTTACGAGTACTACGAAGCCCTGTCCCAGTACCCAGGCAAGATCAAGCTGTTCAAGACCATTCAGGCCAAAGACCTGTGGCGCAAAATGCTGTCCATGCTGTTTGAAACCGGCCACCCATGGCTGACCTTCAAAGACCCGTGCAACCTGCGCAGCCCGCAGCAGCACGTCGGCGTGGTTCACAGCTCGAACCTGTGCACCGAAATCACCTTGAACACCAACAAGGACGAGATCGCCGTTTGCAACCTGGGCTCGATCAACCTGCCGAACCACATCACCAACGGCAAGCTGGACACCGCCAAGCTGGAACGCACCGTGAACACCGCCGTTCGCATGCTCGATAACGTTATCGACATCAACTACTACTCGGTGCCACAAGCGAAGAACTCCAACTTCAAGCACCGTCCGGTCGGTCTGGGCATCATGGGCTTCCAGGACGCTTTGTACCTGCAGCACATCCCTTACGGTTCGGACGCTGCCGTCGAGTTCGCCGACAAGTCGATGGAAGCGGTCAGCTACTACGCGATCCAGGCTTCCTGCGACCTGGCCGATGAGCGCGGCGCCTACGAGACGTTCCAGGGTTCGCTGTGGTCCAAAGGCATCCTGCCGCTGGATTCGCAACAGATCCTGATCGAGCAGCGTGGCCAGAAGTACATCGACGTTGACCTGAACGAATCCCTGGACTGGGCACCGGTTCGTGCCCGTGTGCAGAAAGGCATTCGTAACTCCAACATCATGGCCATCGCACCGACCGCGACCATCGCCAACATCACTGGCGTATCGCAGTCGATCGAACCGACCTACCAGAACCTCTATGTGAAATCGAACCTGTCGGGCGAATTCACCGTGATCAACCCGTACCTGGTTCGCGACCTGAAAGCTCGCGGCCTGTGGGACTCGGTCATGATCAACGACCTGAAGTACTACGACGGTTCGGTACAGCAGATCGAGCGCATTCCGCAAGAACTCAAAGAGCTCTACGCAACTGCGTTCGAAGTGGACACCAAGTGGATCGTTGACGCGGCCAGCCGTCGTCAGAAGTGGATCGACCAGGCTCAGTCCCTGAACCTGTACATCGCCGGCGCTTCGGGCAAGAAGCTGGACGTGACCTACCGCATGGCTTGGTACCGTGGTCTGAAAACCACCTACTACCTCCGTGCCCTGGCCGCGACCAGCACTGAGAAGTCGACCATCAACACCGGTAAGCTGAACGCTGTTTCCAGCGGCGGCAACCACGGCGACGATTCGGTTCTGGCAGCGCCTGCCGGTCCGGCGCCAGTGCCTAAGGCCTGCGCGATTGACGAGCCGGATTGCGAAGCTTGCCAATAA
- a CDS encoding response regulator, translating into MEQEVWQVLIVEDDQRLAELTRDYLEANGLRVSIEGNGALAAARIIKEKPDLVILDLMLPGEDGLSICRKVRDKYDGPILMLTARTDDTDQILGLDLGADDYVCKPVRPRLLLARIQALLRRSETPETAPEKQRRLQFGPLVVDNALREAWLHDKGIELTSAEFDLLWLLVANAGRILSREEIFTALRGIGYDGQDRSIDVRISRIRPKIGDDPEHPRLIKTIRSKGYLFVPEACTL; encoded by the coding sequence GTGGAGCAAGAAGTCTGGCAGGTATTGATTGTCGAGGACGACCAGCGTCTGGCCGAACTGACCCGCGACTACCTCGAAGCCAATGGCCTGCGCGTCTCGATCGAGGGCAACGGCGCCCTTGCCGCGGCACGCATCATCAAGGAAAAACCGGACCTGGTGATCCTCGACCTGATGCTCCCCGGCGAAGATGGCCTGAGCATTTGCCGCAAGGTTCGCGACAAGTATGACGGCCCGATCCTGATGCTCACCGCGCGCACCGATGACACCGATCAAATCCTCGGCTTGGACCTCGGCGCCGACGACTACGTCTGCAAACCGGTTCGCCCACGCCTGCTGCTGGCGCGCATCCAGGCCTTGTTGCGGCGCAGTGAAACCCCTGAAACCGCTCCGGAGAAACAACGGCGTCTGCAGTTCGGCCCGCTGGTGGTGGACAACGCGTTGCGCGAGGCCTGGCTGCATGACAAAGGCATCGAGTTGACCAGCGCCGAGTTTGATTTGCTCTGGCTGCTGGTGGCCAACGCCGGGCGTATTCTGTCTCGCGAAGAAATTTTCACCGCACTGCGCGGTATCGGTTATGACGGCCAGGACCGCTCCATCGACGTGCGCATTTCACGCATCCGGCCGAAGATCGGCGATGACCCGGAGCATCCGCGACTGATCAAAACCATCCGCAGCAAAGGCTATCTGTTCGTTCCGGAAGCCTGCACCCTGTGA
- a CDS encoding ATP-binding protein, which produces MNSIFLRIYGGMCAALILVAVLGVLALHLLNQVRSEQYRERLAHGTFSLMADNLQPMNETERHRALLVWERLLGIPLALKTFPQTDLDLTQRTRVLRGQALVEQTGPHAAKVYRLVSDKEQLVLTGEVQQISEQLARATIYLLADELVRYPVAEQPKRLAQLKEEKGFGFDLQLVTIDQADMDEDQSRRVSEGDTVMALGKGGDSIRVFAGMVGTPWVLEIGPLYQMNPYPPEWLVLIAALGLSLIGLIVYLLVRQLERRLRGLEAAATRIAQGSLETRVPARGADSVGRLASAFNGMAEHLQQLLAIQRELVRAVSHELRTPVARLRFGLEMIGSATTPEALEKYREGMDHDIEDLDRLVDEMLTYARLEQGSPALNFQRIDLDALVNQVIEELAPLRAEVTVQRGLCLSAADCDDAWVEAEPRYLHRALQNLVSNAMRHAHSRVTVSYQVGQQRCRVDVEDDGPGVPETAWEKIFTPFLRLDDSRTRASGGHGLGLSIVRRIIHWHDGRALIGKSKSLGGACFSLSWPRNQERR; this is translated from the coding sequence GTGAACTCGATCTTCCTGCGCATCTACGGCGGCATGTGCGCGGCGCTGATTCTGGTGGCCGTGCTCGGCGTGCTGGCCTTGCACTTGCTCAATCAGGTGCGCAGCGAGCAATACCGTGAGCGCCTGGCCCACGGCACGTTCTCGCTGATGGCCGACAACCTGCAACCGATGAACGAAACCGAGCGCCATCGGGCCTTGCTGGTGTGGGAGCGCTTGCTCGGGATTCCGCTGGCGCTGAAGACATTCCCCCAAACCGACCTCGACCTCACCCAGCGCACCCGCGTGCTGCGCGGCCAGGCCCTGGTGGAGCAGACCGGTCCGCACGCGGCGAAGGTTTATCGCCTGGTCAGCGACAAGGAACAACTGGTGCTTACGGGGGAAGTCCAGCAGATCAGCGAGCAACTGGCGCGAGCGACCATTTATCTGCTGGCTGACGAACTGGTGCGCTACCCGGTGGCCGAGCAGCCCAAGCGTCTGGCGCAATTAAAGGAAGAGAAGGGTTTCGGCTTCGATCTGCAATTGGTCACGATCGATCAGGCCGACATGGACGAAGATCAGAGCCGCCGTGTATCCGAAGGCGACACGGTAATGGCGCTGGGCAAGGGCGGTGACTCGATCCGGGTGTTTGCCGGCATGGTCGGTACGCCGTGGGTGCTGGAAATCGGCCCGCTGTATCAGATGAATCCTTACCCGCCCGAGTGGCTGGTGCTGATCGCGGCTCTCGGCCTGAGCCTGATCGGTTTGATCGTCTATCTGTTGGTGCGTCAACTCGAGCGCCGTTTGCGCGGTCTGGAAGCCGCCGCCACACGGATCGCCCAGGGCAGCCTGGAAACTCGCGTACCGGCACGCGGCGCGGACTCGGTGGGGCGCCTGGCCTCGGCGTTCAACGGCATGGCCGAGCACTTGCAGCAATTGTTGGCGATTCAGCGAGAACTGGTGCGTGCCGTGTCCCATGAACTGCGCACACCGGTCGCGCGTTTGCGTTTTGGCCTGGAGATGATCGGCTCGGCCACCACGCCTGAGGCGCTGGAAAAATACCGCGAAGGGATGGATCACGACATCGAGGACCTCGATCGGCTGGTCGACGAGATGCTCACCTATGCGCGGCTGGAGCAAGGTTCGCCGGCGCTGAACTTTCAGCGGATCGATCTGGATGCGCTGGTCAATCAGGTGATCGAAGAACTGGCGCCACTGCGCGCCGAGGTCACGGTACAGCGAGGCTTGTGCCTGTCGGCCGCCGATTGCGACGACGCCTGGGTCGAGGCCGAGCCGCGTTACTTGCACCGGGCGTTGCAGAACCTGGTGAGCAACGCCATGCGCCATGCTCATTCACGGGTGACCGTCAGTTATCAGGTGGGGCAGCAGCGCTGTCGGGTGGATGTCGAGGATGACGGACCGGGTGTGCCGGAAACCGCGTGGGAGAAAATCTTCACCCCGTTTCTGCGCCTCGATGACAGCCGCACCCGCGCCTCGGGCGGGCATGGGTTGGGGTTATCGATCGTGCGGCGGATCATCCATTGGCATGACGGGCGAGCATTGATCGGCAAGAGCAAAAGCCTGGGCGGGGCCTGTTTCAGTTTGAGCTGGCCGAGGAATCAGGAGCGGCGTTGA
- a CDS encoding 4'-phosphopantetheinyl transferase has translation MNPVPALPVCCTPLDAHWPLPFVLPDTVLLGTHFDTKQLASDDFQRSAIEPPASIQRSVAKRQAEFLAGRVCARAALQQLEGLSFIPAIGEDRAPVWPAHITGSITHSTGRAAAIVANKAHWRGLGMDLENLLDTERAERLAGEILTGPELQRMAGGARDQLALWVTLTFSVKESLFKALYPIVQKRFYFEHAEVLEWSAGGEVRLRLLTDLSSEWRSGIELDAQFAVMDGQLLSLVSIKA, from the coding sequence ATGAATCCCGTCCCCGCCCTACCCGTCTGCTGTACCCCACTCGACGCCCATTGGCCGCTGCCGTTTGTGCTGCCCGATACGGTCTTGTTGGGTACCCACTTCGATACCAAACAACTGGCCAGCGATGACTTCCAGCGCAGCGCCATCGAGCCGCCTGCGAGCATTCAGCGTTCGGTGGCCAAGCGCCAAGCCGAGTTTCTCGCCGGGCGAGTCTGCGCTCGGGCGGCGTTGCAACAACTGGAAGGGCTGAGTTTCATTCCGGCGATTGGCGAGGACCGCGCACCGGTGTGGCCGGCGCATATCACCGGTTCGATCACCCACAGCACCGGCCGGGCCGCGGCGATTGTCGCGAACAAGGCGCACTGGCGCGGCTTGGGGATGGACCTGGAAAACCTGCTCGACACGGAGCGCGCCGAACGCCTGGCCGGGGAAATTCTCACCGGGCCTGAGTTGCAGCGTATGGCTGGCGGCGCTCGTGATCAATTGGCACTGTGGGTGACGCTGACGTTTTCGGTGAAAGAAAGCCTGTTCAAGGCGCTCTACCCGATTGTGCAGAAGCGCTTCTATTTCGAACACGCCGAAGTGCTGGAGTGGAGCGCGGGTGGTGAAGTGCGATTGCGGTTGCTGACTGACCTGTCCAGTGAATGGCGTAGCGGCATTGAGCTGGATGCGCAGTTTGCAGTGATGGATGGGCAGTTGTTGAGTCTGGTCAGTATCAAGGCCTGA
- a CDS encoding dienelactone hydrolase family protein, with the protein MRAFLALVLLALSGASQAAIQTQEIPYQSADGTKLIGYYAYDNAIKGPRPGVVVVHEWWGLNDYAKRRARDLAGLGYSALAIDMFGDGKNTEHAKDAMAFMQAALKDSAAASARFQAGLDLLKKQPQTDPDKLAAIGYCFGGKVVLDAARQGVPLAGVVSFHGALVTNTPATPGSVKAKILVEHGALDSMVTAENVAAFKTEMDKAKADYKFVTLEGAKHGFSNPEADRLSHGDHGGPDIGYSKTADEKSWADMQAFFKKIFS; encoded by the coding sequence ATGCGCGCGTTTCTCGCCCTCGTATTACTGGCTCTGAGCGGGGCCAGCCAGGCCGCCATCCAGACCCAGGAAATTCCCTACCAGAGTGCCGATGGCACCAAGCTGATCGGCTATTACGCCTACGACAACGCCATCAAAGGCCCGCGTCCGGGCGTGGTGGTGGTACATGAGTGGTGGGGCCTCAACGATTACGCCAAGCGTCGCGCCCGTGATCTGGCTGGTTTGGGTTACAGCGCGCTGGCGATCGACATGTTTGGCGACGGCAAGAACACCGAACACGCCAAGGACGCCATGGCCTTCATGCAAGCAGCATTGAAGGACAGCGCAGCGGCCAGTGCACGGTTTCAGGCCGGGCTCGATTTACTGAAGAAACAACCACAGACCGATCCGGACAAACTGGCGGCCATCGGTTATTGCTTCGGCGGCAAGGTGGTGCTGGATGCGGCGCGTCAAGGCGTGCCGCTGGCAGGCGTGGTGAGTTTCCATGGTGCGCTGGTGACCAATACGCCAGCGACGCCGGGCAGTGTGAAGGCGAAAATCCTGGTGGAGCATGGCGCCCTGGACAGCATGGTCACGGCGGAAAACGTGGCAGCGTTCAAGACGGAAATGGACAAGGCCAAAGCCGACTACAAGTTCGTCACCCTTGAAGGCGCCAAGCATGGGTTCAGCAATCCCGAGGCGGATCGCCTGAGCCATGGCGACCATGGCGGGCCGGACATTGGTTACAGCAAGACCGCGGATGAAAAGTCGTGGGCGGACATGCAGGCGTTTTTCAAGAAGATATTTAGCTGA
- a CDS encoding porin family protein: protein MTTFKKLFLAFTMMGASIAAHADTTNFAGLTFGQTSDKVKKSSALNDNLNHPNADGVIGKDNTWGVRLGQQDSKGRYYATYDNVSGSHNGIKLRQENLLGSYDLFYPVGGSTKLFGGATAGLTKLTQDSPGFSRDSDIGYAIGGQVGVLQQVSQNTSVELGYRYLRSNASTEMSERGGSKQGSLDLTSSAQTYLSANYAF, encoded by the coding sequence ATGACTACTTTTAAAAAACTGTTTCTGGCTTTCACCATGATGGGCGCCAGTATTGCGGCCCACGCCGATACCACCAATTTCGCCGGGCTGACCTTTGGCCAGACCAGCGACAAGGTTAAAAAATCCAGCGCCCTGAACGACAACCTCAACCACCCGAACGCCGACGGCGTGATCGGCAAGGACAACACCTGGGGTGTGCGTCTGGGCCAGCAAGACAGCAAGGGCCGCTACTACGCCACTTACGACAACGTGTCGGGCTCGCACAATGGCATTAAACTGCGTCAGGAAAACCTGCTGGGCAGCTACGATCTGTTCTACCCGGTGGGTGGCAGCACCAAATTGTTCGGTGGTGCCACGGCTGGTTTGACCAAACTGACCCAGGATTCGCCAGGCTTCAGCCGCGACAGCGACATCGGTTACGCCATTGGCGGCCAGGTTGGTGTATTGCAGCAAGTTTCGCAAAACACCTCGGTCGAGCTGGGTTACCGTTACCTGCGCAGCAACGCCAGCACCGAGATGAGCGAGCGCGGCGGCAGCAAACAGGGCTCGCTGGATTTGACCAGCAGCGCCCAGACTTACCTGTCCGCCAACTACGCTTTCTAA